TTCAGCCAGCGCACGAACTTCTCCGGGACCGACTGCACCGCGCCGGTCACCACGACGACGTCGAAAACGCCGGCCGGGGTGTAACCGTTGACGGCTTCGGCCGTGGACAGCTCGGCGTTGGCCACGCCGGCGGCGGCCAGGCGCTGGCGCGCGGCCTCGACGAAGTCGGCATGCATGTCGATGCTGGTGACCTTGCCGGCGAGCGCGGCGAGGCAGGCGGTGAGGTAGCCCGAGCCGGTGCCGATCTCGAGCACGGTGTCGGTCTTCTTCAGTTCGAGCGCCTGGAGCACGCGGCCCTCGATCACCGGCTTCATCATCACCTCGTCATGCCCCAGGGGCAGGTTGAGGTCGGCGAAGGCCACGTTGCGGTGGGCGGGCGCGACGAAGTCTTCGCGGCGGACGGTCTTCAGGGTCTCGAGGACGTCGAAGTCGAGGACTTCCCAGGGGCGAACCTGGTTCTCGACCATGTTCTGCCGGGCCTGCTCGAAATTCATCGCCATGGTGTTCTTTCCCGTACGAAAAGCTGCAAAAAGATTCGGAAGGATAAGCGCTGCGCGCCCGTCATCCCAATGTGTAAAGGCTGCGGGGCCGGTGCCTTCCGACGAAGTGCCGGAAGTCACCGGACGCGGTTGACGGAAGTCATGCCCTTCGACTGGCTGCTCCGCCGGCGGCTGAACGGCCGGTGGAGCGACGTCCTCGAGGCCATGGGAACCGCCAGGGAGCGACCCCACCTCATTCTAAGGTAGACGGGCGGCCAAGCCCCGTTTTTTCCGGTAACGCGACATGCGACGCGACATGCTGGAAATAACTGAACCGCCGCGTATAATAAAGTCATAACTTTTGTTTGTGAAGGTGCAGCCATGAACGCCAGCCCCAAACTCAAGCCCCAGGGCCCAGGGCGTCCGAAGGACATGGAGAAGCGTGCGGCCATCCTCGACTCGGCCAAGGCCCTGTTTACGCAGGGCGGATTCGCCGGGACCAGCATGGACGCGGTCGCCGCGTCCGCGGGCGTGTCCAAGCTCACCGTTTACAGCCATTTCGGCGACAAGGACAACCTCTTCCGCGAGGTGATCCGCGCGCACGTGCAGGAACGCCTGCCCGACGACCTGTTCGACTTCAGCCCGGGCGCGGACATCCGTGTCACGCTGAGCAACATCGCCAGCCGCCATGCGGCGATGGAGACCAACACCGAGTCGGTGGGCACCTTCCGCGCCATCCTGTCCGACTGCCATTCCGGCGGCAATCCCCGGTTCGGCCGCCTGGTGTGGGAGGAAG
This window of the Luteibacter aegosomatis genome carries:
- a CDS encoding protein-L-isoaspartate O-methyltransferase family protein — its product is MAMNFEQARQNMVENQVRPWEVLDFDVLETLKTVRREDFVAPAHRNVAFADLNLPLGHDEVMMKPVIEGRVLQALELKKTDTVLEIGTGSGYLTACLAALAGKVTSIDMHADFVEAARQRLAAAGVANAELSTAEAVNGYTPAGVFDVVVVTGAVQSVPEKFVRWLKTGGRMFVVRGDSPAQTAVLLTHEGDGRYREESLFETDLPYLAHAAPVKRFVL
- a CDS encoding TetR/AcrR family transcriptional regulator, whose protein sequence is MNASPKLKPQGPGRPKDMEKRAAILDSAKALFTQGGFAGTSMDAVAASAGVSKLTVYSHFGDKDNLFREVIRAHVQERLPDDLFDFSPGADIRVTLSNIASRHAAMETNTESVGTFRAILSDCHSGGNPRFGRLVWEEGPVRMHKLMQRLLEGAVDRGQLDIPDVSRATTQFLALLKGDLLIRRLFGCEDCAVQFAEEVRANAQAAVDMFMRAYSPRAVNA